The sequence CCCGGGCGGAGGGCCCCGGGAAAAACTCGCCCGCCGCCCCGTCGGCCGGCCCGGCCCGCGGGCGGCGGCGGACGACCGCCCCTGCCGCCGACGGCGACAGCCGCACCCCGGCCCGGGGGCGGAAGGGCGCGGAGCGCCGGGAGGCCCTGCTCGACGCGGCCGAGGAGGTGCTGGTCGCCGAGGGCGGACCGGAGTGGACGATGCGGGCCGTCGCTGCGGCGGCGGGCGTCCGGCTGGGCCACCTCCAGTACTACTTCCCCACCCACGCGGACCTGGTGGCCGCCGTCCTGGAGCGGGTGCTGCGGCGTTCGGCGGAGCGGCTGGCCCCCCTGCTCTCCACCGACCCCGACGCCCCGGGAGCGCCCACCGGGGTGGTGACCACCCTGCTGGCCGAGCAGGAGGACGCCCGGCTGATGCGGCTGTTCGTCGAGGTGTGGGCCCTGGCCGCCCGGGACACGACCGTGGCGGCGGCGGTACGCGGGTTCTACGACGACTACCGGACCCAGGTGACCGCCTTCCTCGCCCGCCGCCACCCCCACCTCCCGGAGGAGGAACGCCGGGCCCGCGCCGGGGTGTTCATCATGCTGGTCGAGGGCGCCTCGCTGTTCCGCTCCGACGTGGCGGGCGCACCCGACCCCACCACCGACACCACCCTGGTCCGCACCGCGCTCACCCTGCTCGGGCCGTGACCTTCCCGGACTCGGAGGGCAAATCCGATTCTCGTCGTCCGCGCCCGGAAGGATGCCCCTGTGCCACTGGTTCTTCGGCAGAATCGGGCGAGTGGCGAACCATATCGAGGGCGGAGAGTTCCACGGTCCGGTGGTGCAGGTCGGAACGGTGGGCGAGCTGCACATGTACACCAGTGGTGCACATGGCGTCGGACAACCGGTTGCCGAGTCCGAACCATCCCCCGCCGATGATGAGTTCGCTCGCCGCATCGACCTCGATCGCAAGGCTCTGGCTACGGCGCGCAGCGTCCGGCGGCGTGCCGGCGCCGACGGGCTGGAGACTCCATGGCTGCACACTCCGCTCAGCGATGTCCTCGAGGAGTTGACCTCCCCCGGGACGGGCGCGGCTCGCATCCGGTTGGCGGCCGATGAGCTGCGGCGCTGGGTCGACTGGGATCCGTCTGCCGAAGGATTTCGACAGCCGGCGGCCGAGCGGGTCGAATCGGCCCTCGCGGTGTGGCGTGGCCAAGGGGGTGAGCGCGCGGAATGCCTTCGGAGGATCGAGGATCTCGCCACCGTGCTCGAAGGCGTGCCGCCCGAGTCCGCGAGGGGCGACGGCAGCACCATCACGCCGGTTCTGGAACGGGCGGCCTCGGTGGCGGAAGCCATGGGAGCCGTGATCCGTGAGCTGTGCGCGGCCTTCGAAGCGTCAGAACCGCGTGACGGTTTGCCTGCCGAGCACATTTCTGCCGAGCGAAGGCTGTTCTCCGCACTGCAGGAACTGCACGCGTGCCAGCGCCGGCTGGCTGCGGTCGCCGTCGACGCCTGCCTGCTCGCCCGAGCGTCCGGTGCTCTGCTGGTTGCCGGAGGGTGGGGCACCGGCAAGTCCTACGGGCTCGGGGCCTGGGCGGAGGCCCGGGTTGTTGCCGGGGCTCCGGTGGCGTTCGTCAGTGGTGGCGAACTCGGTGGCGAGCACTGGGAGAAGGAGATCGCCGACGCGGCCGTGCCGGGCGGTCGGGTCGGTTCTGTCCGGAAACTGCTGGCGGTGCTCCAGACGCAGGCACGTGCCAGTCGAAGGCACGCCACGCTGGTGATCGA comes from Streptomyces sp. TLI_053 and encodes:
- a CDS encoding TetR family transcriptional regulator, which produces MSTAPDPAPAPTADDAPSPPSDPSPSPGGARAEGPGKNSPAAPSAGPARGRRRTTAPAADGDSRTPARGRKGAERREALLDAAEEVLVAEGGPEWTMRAVAAAAGVRLGHLQYYFPTHADLVAAVLERVLRRSAERLAPLLSTDPDAPGAPTGVVTTLLAEQEDARLMRLFVEVWALAARDTTVAAAVRGFYDDYRTQVTAFLARRHPHLPEEERRARAGVFIMLVEGASLFRSDVAGAPDPTTDTTLVRTALTLLGP